Proteins encoded by one window of Pseudochaenichthys georgianus chromosome 9, fPseGeo1.2, whole genome shotgun sequence:
- the igsf9b gene encoding uncharacterized protein igsf9b isoform X2, which yields MGLERRWLQAVTTAVAICLLSVSQDEASLVPAREGASAELSCNLSPPSKEFTTPNLFPLHVVEWVRLGYNVPILIKFGVYAPRVHPNYKGRVSLTRGASLRIERLTLEDEGWFECRILLLDSKKDDFRNGTWTFLSITAPPVFIKTPPSFVEVLLGDSLTLSCGAHGNPRPTVVWHKDESRIEKHEKIKVLNGTLSLASVERNVSGTYKCHVSNSEGNLTHFLQLQVKGPPIIIISPEDTTLNMSQDAVLQCQADAYPSNLSYEWLKQGQNVYHIESLKTRVKVLVDGTLLIPNLIPEDTGNYTCIPTNGLLTPPSASAHLKVKHPARVVRMSRETYLPAGMEGRIICPVQADPPVLYVNWTKDGNDLNLDNFPGWIVNSEGSVFIATANDNAVGMYTCTAYNSYGTMGKSEPTKVILQDPPTLNVPPRTEYLQEVGRDLIIPCEASGDPAPNVTWSKIGPSPRSEYAVLANGSLLLQPLSKDHHGGWECLATNRVATVSAGTVVMVLGTSPHVVSSVNADTEMNQANVSWVPGFDGGYTQKYTVWFKQASRGKHEWASLPVPTSKNDLLVTGLLAGTGYQFSILPQNKLGSGPFSEIVSVRTLAVPTEAPTVVTILPMLDPPMFLSANRTDQGVLLQWFPPEAPSAPLTSFVLQARRDQGQWLILSSKIGANQSEVLVKGLLRDSSYDLRLMSRSSKLLSEPSESVNVSTTGMEIYPVRPSFLEFIPEPLLAGVLGGVCFLFVAIILSLVTACYMSQRRQRRRRKKRQDLPSALQKSPSQEARSPPRSPDSVLKLKLCPPLPFFPNSSSSHSDRSSFDKGSRGEYHDQRKQLLSNSSPPPHYTLFESHLGSQALESISRGPDGRFIMQPLQEESSPSDKNVKKEVLQMNGGASGSGSNRTSFRDSPKSSLLSSEKNEKKDSPLTVDVPELSRPPSSPGRVQAMARNFSRHGCFYSDEEQGSEALLERASFYSDNSELKPSDSLRRPRMPGHAEDLFLSLGRRTKLLDRNRPHRPGYHAMESQLTDDSTMVSQLDSELASDSINKCVRLAKEREEMERELESYTAEQRSRGRNERQSNKTTSPQRDSPQSEEEPVWKPQDVTIRQKPRPSSQTSRVSDYRKACYFGNTSSPSDRLPTSRIQWDISPVTSRTSLIPVQSPRETSSPRSLHARTCREITEGSLAVDSSRSPVTQNTSLPLLSPDVSSESPPILCLETPDRARSLSPLQDRCRKSMTEQGFRERTQNGGVATRSRHSYANATSQPWDSSARSPPVDRERPGSSLSAPYHQPEGTENYYTATRDPSPSSYSTLPYEHHEIGAKAKDDRRSSGLEREGLRTRSRRSDKCLFSDSPSPISTLTLVEEVDSDQSQFSVPVMSGSFKAKPAAPSVQMSPLQTSAILEYLSLPGFIEMSVDEPVEDTAVSDTAGQSSELQPEKSPGPKPDVVPRHWEVHAQDNQETPSNQPSAGEPSLYEGRKQRHKRTLPHLEARDSSHRVRFPDEPSSPGPEKTSKQLYNEKTLNRAGNKSTDRAESRIGSRSAQSLFSAARGMADIVSKHSQSFVESSKSLLEQPQRQASQGSRTNNIASRISQAPVPFLKKSLSIGPCRTLSGMGPPRPFLKKSISLGSQRWEHFESPRAYISEKCYWDEYQNPDVRVKSYSLGHSPPSFPRPGPSWREYIPFRRPSMGSLERPHPHQRPLASPSYLTASMYPPRQTSMSPMMEPIDPRRQATVFPESSRWSPSYQEPMRSSQYKYVAMPSSIPVPQYQHWPGSGADNMRHMEPSRGPPRSYLPRGVSWPSPHYAPFPPREAESYRQPDRVMRRGGETDIREGGRTSYASQSSGRGSAGLFRQSLSITPTLLSSPETTEEGERHRAETELPERRAKRNTSVDESYEWDSADACVDSEVLEAMRFDQSHTGSRRCRSELRYDQTAGLRDERHKGLCPSVSPPVSNTPLQLSRSLSEARFNALRQEYQQYRQAQGSSCSRGPRLFHDSDSDSGSALL from the exons GCCGTGTGTCTCTGACCCGGGGTGCCTCTCTGCGGATTGAGCGGCTGACCCTGGAGGACGAGGGCTGGTTCGAATGTCGCATCCTGCTCCTGGACAGCAAAAAAGACGACTTTAGAAACGGCACATGGACCTTCCTCTCCATCACAG CTCCACCTGTGTTTATAAAGACTCCTCCATCTTTCGTGGAGGTTCTGCTCGGAGACTCGCTGACTCTCAGCTGCGGAGCCCATGGCAACCCTCGACCAACTGTTGTCTGGCATAAAGATGAGAGCCGAATCGAGAAACATGAAAAAATTAAA GTGCTCAATGGTACCTTGTCTTTGGCCTCCGTCGAGAGAAATGTTTCAGGAACATACAAATGTCACGTGTCCAACTCCGAGGGGAATCTCACCCACTTCCTGCAGctgcaggtcaaag GACCTCCAATCATCATCATCTCCCCAGAGGACACCACCCTCAACATGTCCCAGGATGCAGTTCTGCAGTGCCAGGCTGACGCCTACCCTTCTAACCTCAGCTATGAGTGGCTGAAACAAGGACAGAATGTTTACCATATTGA GTCCCTGAAGACCAGAGTGAAGGTTTTGGTGGATGGAACACTTCTTATCCCTAATCTCATCCCAGAGGATACCGGAAACTACACCTGCATCCCGACTAATGGGTTACTCACCCCGCCCTCTGCCTCTGCGCACCTCAAAGTGAAAC ACCCTGCACGCGTGGTCCGAATGTCCCGGGAAACGTACTTGCCTGCGGGCATGGAGGGGCGCATTATCTGCCCCGTCCAGGCTGACCCCCCTGTGCTGTATGTCAACTGGACCAAAGATGGGAACGATTTGAATCTTGACAAC TTTCCAGGTTGGATAGTGAACTCAGAGGGCTCCGTGTTTATTGCAACAGCCAATGACAACGCTGTAGGCATGTACACATGTACGGCCTACAACAGCTATGGCACCATGGGGAAGTCTGAACCCACGAAGGTCATTTTGCAG GACCCCCCAACATTAAATGTGCCTCCTCGGACTGAGTATCTCCAGGAGGTGGGCCGAGACTTGATCATCCCCTGTGAAGCCTCTGGAGACCCCGCTCCAAACGTAACCTGGAGCAAG ATTGGCCCTTCTCCTCGCTCCGAGTACGCCGTGTTAGCTAACGGCTCCCTCCTGCTGCAGCCGCTCAGTAAAGACCACCATGGGGGCTGGGAGTGCTTGGCCACTAATCGTGTTGCAACTGTCAGCGCAGGCACTGTGGTCATGGTGCTTG GCACCAGTCCTCATGTTGTGTCCTCAGTAAATGCCGATACAGAGATGAACCAGGCCAACGTGTCCTGGGTGCCTGGCTTTGATGGTGGATACACCCAGAAGTACACTGTGTG GTTCAAGCAGGCATCCAGAGGGAAACATGAATGGGCCTCTCTGCCTGTGCCGACTTCCAAAAACGACCTGCTGGTGACCGGGCTTCTTGCTGGCACTGGCTATCAGTTCAGCATCCTACCTCAGAATAAACTCGGCTCTGGACCTTTCAGTGAGATCGTTTCTGTGCGAACACTAG CTGTGCCAACAGAAGCACCTACAGTCGTCACCATTCTCCCAATGCTGGATCCTCCAATGTTCCTGTCAGCCAACCGCACGGACCAAGGTGTTCTCCTCCAGTGGTTTCCTCCTGAGGCTCCGTCTGCTCCACTGACCAGCTTTGTGCTGCAGGCCCGCAGGGACCAGGGCCAGTGGCTCATCCTCAGCAGCAAAATCGGGGCCAATCAGAGTGAAGTACTTGTAAAAGGACTGCTAAGG gaCTCCAGTTATGATCTGAGGCTGATGTCTCGCAGCAGCAAGCTTCTTAGTGAACCGAGTGAGTCCGTCAATGTGTCCACAACAG GGATGGAGATTTACCCCGTGCGCCCGAGTTTCTTGGAGTTCATCCCAGAGCCCCTGTTGGCCGGTGTGTTGGGAGGAGTGTGCTTCCTGTTTGTGGCCATCATCCTCTCGTTGGTGACAGCATGCTACATGAGCCAGAGGAGACAGCGTCGGCGCAGGAAGAAAAGACAAG ATCTCCCATCAGCTCTGCAGAAGAGCCCATCTCAAGA AGCTCGCTCACCTCCTCGCAGCCCGGACAGTGTCCTAAAGCTGAAGCTGTGTCCGCCGCTCCCCTTCTTCCCcaactcctcctcctcacactctGATCGGTCGTCCTTTGATAAAGGCAGCCGCGGGGAATACCACGACCAGCGGAAACAGCTCCTGTCCAACTCGTCTCCACCGCCACACTACACACTCTTTGAGAGTCACCTGGGCTCTCAGGCTCTGGAGTCCATCTCCAGAGGCCCCGATGGACGCTTCATTATGCAACCGCTGCAAGAGGAATCAAGTCCCTCCGATAAGAACGTGAAGAAGGAAGTCCTGCAAATGAATGGCGGGGCAAGTGGCTCAGGGAGCAACAGGACTTCATTCAGAGACTCTCCAAAGTCAAGTCTCTTGAGCTCAGAGAAGAACGAGAAGAAGGATTCTCCTCTCACTGTGGACGTCCCGGAGCTGAGCagacctccctcctctcctggaAGAGTACAGGCCATGGCCAGAAACTTCTCCCGCCACGGCTGCTTTTATTCTGACGAGGAACAAGGCTCAGAGGCTCTGTTGGAGAGAGCCAGCTTCTACTCGGACAACAGCGAGTTAAAACCCAGCGATTCTCTCAGGAGGCCTCGCATGCCGGGCCACGCTGAAGACCTGTTCCTGAGTTTGGGGAGGAGAACAAAGCTGCTGGATAGAAACAGACCACATCGTCCAGGCTACCATGCTATGGAGAGTCAGCTGACTGATGACAGCACCATGGTCTCACAACTCGACAGTGAGCTGGCGAGCGATAGCATTAACAAATGTGTCCGACTGGCAAAGGAGAGGGAAGAAATGGAGCGGGAGCTGGAGAGCTACACAGCGGAACAAAGAAGTCGAGGGAGAAACGAGCGACAGTCTAATAAGACAACAAGTCCTCAAAGAGACTCGCCACAATCAGAGGAAGAGCCTGTATGGAAGCCACAAGACGTTACCATCAGACAGAAACCCAGGCCCTCATCTCAGACGAGTCGTGTATCTGACTATCGGAAAGCGTGCTACTTCGGGAACACCAGCAGTCCCTCTGACCGGCTCCCTACGTCCCGCATACAGTGGGACATCAGCCCGGTCACATCGAGGACCAGCCTCATTCCTGTGCAGAGCCCCCGGGAGACCTCATCGCCCAGATCCCTGCACGCTCGCACATGTAGAGAGATCACAGAGGGCTCTCTTGCTGTTGATTCCTCACGCTCTCCGGTCACCCAGAACACCTCCCTCCCCCTGCTCTCCCCCGACGTCTCCTCAGAAAGCCCCCCTATCCTGTGTCTAGAAACACCAGACAGAGCCAGGTCCTTGAGTCCTCTACAAGATAGATGCAGGAAGTCCATGACTGAGCAGGGCTTTAGGGAAAGGACACAGAATGGAGGTGTTGCTACGAGGTCCAGACATTCATATGCTAATGCCACTAGTCAGCCCTGGGACTCATCTGCCAGAAGTCCTCCAGTTGACCGTGAGAGGCCTGGAAGTTCACTCTCTGCCCCATACCACCAGCCTGAGGGGACTGAAAACTACTACACAGCTACGAGGGATCCCAGTCCATCCAGTTATTCTACCTTACCCTATGAGCACCATGAAATAGGAGCAAAGGCCAAAGATGACCGACGTAGTTCAGGTTTAGAAAGAGAGGGTCTGCGAACGCGTTCCAGGAGAAGTGACAAATGTCTCTTCTCTGATAGTCCAAGTCCTATTTCCACATTGACACTTGTAGAAGAGGTTGATAGTGACCAGTCGCAGTTTTCTGTCCCCGTGATGTCAGGGTCCTTTAAGGCCAAGCCAGCAGCTCCATCTGTCCAAATGTCCcctctgcagacaagtgcaattCTTGAATACCTGAGCCTCCCAGGTTTTATAGAAATGAGCGTAGATGAGCCGGTGGAAGACACTGCAGTCTCAGACACCGCTGGACAAAGTTCAGAACTACAGCCAGAAAAATCCCCCGGGCCTAAGCCTGATGTGGTTCCCAGACACTGGGAGGTTCATGCTCAGGATAACCAGGAAACACCCTCAAACCAACCCTCTGCAGGAGAGCCCAGCCTGTATGAGGGTAGAAAGCAAAGACATAAACGCACCCTCCCACATCTGGAAGCTAGAGATTCTTCACACAGAGTACGATTTCCAGATGAGCCATCGTCGCCTGGTCCAGAAAAAACTAGCAAGCAGCTCTATAATGAGAAAACACTAAACCGAGCGGGGAACAAGAGCACAGACAGAGCTGAATCCAGGATAGGGTCCAGGTCGGCTCAGTCCTTGTTCAGTGCAGCTAGAGGAATGGCCGACATAGTGTCCAAGCACTCACAGAGTTTTGTAGAAAGTAGTAAGTCTTTATTAGAGCAACCGCAAAGACAAGCTTCTCAGGGCAGCAGGACTAACAACATTGCATCACGGATAAGTCAAGCCCCTGTGCCATTTCTAAAGAAGTCCTTGAGCATCGGGCCGTGTAGGACCCTCTCAGGTATGGGCCCCCCTCGACCTTTCCTAAAGAAATCCATCAGTTTAGGCTCACAGAGGTGGGAGCACTTCGAGAGCCCGAGGGCATATATTTCTGAGAAATGTTACTGGGACGAGTACCAAAACCCAGACGTCAGGGTGAAGTCTTATAGTTTGGGACACAGCCCGCCCTCCTTCCCCAGGCCAGGCCCCTCCTGGAGGGAGTACATTCCGTTCAGACGCCCCAGCATGGGCAGCTTAGAGAGGCCTCACCCCCATCAAAGACCTTTAGCTAGTCCTTCCTATCTCACCGCCTCCATGTACCCCCCCAGACAAACCTCAATGTCCCCCATGATGGAGCCCATAGATCCCAGACGGCAGGCCACTGTTTTCCCAGAATCCTCCAGGTGGTCTCCTTCTTATCAAGAACCTATGAGGTCCTCCCAGTATAAATATGTCGCCATGCCCTCTTCCATCCCTGTCCCCCAGTACCAGCACTGGCCAGGATCCGGAGCAGACAACATGAGGCACATGGAGCCCAGCAGGGGCCCCCCGAGGTCCTACCTGCCCCGGGGCGTCAGCTGGCCCTCACCTCACTACGCCcctttcccccccagagaggcaGAGAGTTACAGACAGCCAGACAGGGTGAtgaggaggggaggggagacAGACATACGGGAGGGGGGGAGGACCAGTTATGCCAGTCAGAGCAGTGGGAGGGGTAGCGCCGGGCTCTTCCGTCAGTCCCTGTCCATCACCCCCACGCTGCTCAGCTCCCCCGAGACCACGGAGGAGGGCGAGCGGCACCGAGCGGAGACGGAGCTTCCTGAGAGGAGAGCCAAAAG GAACACGTCAGTAGATGAGAGTTATGAGTGGGACTCTGCTGATGCGTGTGTGGACTCGGAGGTCCTGGAGGCCATGAGGTTTGATCAGTCGCACACGGGTTCACGGAGATGCCGGTCGGAACTCAGATATGATCAAACCGCTGGCCTCCGGGACGAGCGGCATAAAG gcCTGTGTCCCTCAGTCAGCCCGCCAGTTTCCAACACACCTCTCCAGCTCAGCCGCTCCCTCAGCGAGGCGCGCTTCAACGCCCTGCGGCAGGAGTACCAGCAGTACAGGCAGGCTCAGGGGTCCTCGTGTTCCCGGGGGCCCCGCCTCTTCCACGACTCAGACTCTGACTCCGGCTCAGCGCTGCTCTAG